The nucleotide sequence ATCTCACCTCTTCTAGCTATAGGCGGTATCAAGGGCTTCTCTGGCGAGGCCATCAGTCCCAATTTcgggaaaaagagaaggattcATGGCCTTTGAACGAGACTAGGGAAGCAAATCAGATGGCTGATCTGGTCGATCTATACTCCATTGCGTCAAATCGCCGGCAAACGTCTGAGATCTTCATCGTTTCCTCCTTCgtccttttatttcttttttccaaatttagggtttggatcgCACAAAGGTGTGACACCCTTGTCCCAACTTTGAAAGAGAATGGATAAGAGGTTGGGGTTTTTCAAGTCTACTCTGTTGCAAGTCTACCAAGTGCCAAAACAGCCAAGAAGATAAGAATGAGATGttaattaaacttaaaactGGAAACCCAGTTTGGATTTTGGTTTATGATGGTGGGTTTTGGTTGGATCTTTAGGATTCAATTCtttgttttcaaaaattatgaGAAAATTATACTTCTCTGTTCAGTGTCTTAAAAAAAACCCACATTTTTATGGGAGAGGTTTTAAGGTATgcgaaagggagaagaagaagaagaagcaaggagagaATAGGATAAAATGGAAAGGGAAAGTGCACCTATGTATGGGGTTGGATTGCTGAGAGCATGGTGGGGCAggggagactggagagggtggtgggGGGTTGCAGGGATGGGAGAATAAGAGCGACAGATGGAGgctgaggtggtggtggtggtgctggcggtggcggtggcggcggCGACGGCAAaaaacagcagaaggagaagaaggaaagaagaagaaataaaaacaatggcaaaattgtctttACAAAAAACCTAACATGTTGACATCATTAATTAACAGTTAAAAGGCTTTTTCCCTTAGTTTTTGGGCCAAACTTGATATTTTGGCCCTGAGTGGGGTGGCATTAATTTAATGGGCTATCGGAGGGGGTGTCGATGAAAATTTCCCTAACTTATAACATTCCCAACTTATCCCCAAACAAGGAGGATTAACATAACCACATAAACATACAAATTGACTATTATTATGTACTCCCCTCTACATTACCATGGGCATTAGGTGTTTGAAAATAAGTCTGGATCCTTTAGAAGCCATAAAGGGCATACTCAGTGCAAGGTACTGGGCCTTACCCCTACTTACGTAGAGAGGTCGTTTCCTAatttgaacccgtgaccacttggtcacaattgagccaccttaccgttgcaccaaagcCCGCCCTGGATCCTTTAGAAGTAATGTTTTCAAGAAATATTGGGTAGCAATTACCGCACTAGAAGTAGCCCCAAGAAGCAAATTTTGACTAGTTGATTTAACAATATCATGGCTAGTTCCCATTataagcatgtcatccacatataaaattataaacacACATTTGTTATGGTGAAATTTAATATACAAACATCTATCATAATCATTTACATGAAAACCATTTGAGATTAGGACATTGTCaaatttttcatgccattgtTTTGGTATTATTTTAAGTCATATGAAGAACGCATAAGCTTACAAATCTTATGTTCTCCACCTGGAACAACATATCCTTTTGGTTGTTTGATATAGATTTCTTCCTCTACGTCTTCATTTAGGAAACTGTCTTTATATCCACTTGATGTATAACAAGCTTGTACATCGATTCAACAGCAATCAATAGCCTAATAGTTGCTATTCTAGCAACAGGAAAAAAAGTATCATAATAGTCTATATCCTCTATTCTACCTAAATCCTTTGAGAATTAGTCTAGCTTTGAATTTGTCAAGAGATCCATTAGGTTTGAATTTCTTCATGAAGATTCACTTTGTGTGAAGAACCTTAGTCCCTGGAAGAAGGTTAACTAACTCCCGTGTGTAATTAACAATGatggattctaattttttattttttatttttggtcgGAAAGGAATTTACTGAATAAAAGAGTCATGTGAATGAACAGCCTGTAGCTTCAGACAAATAACAAAGGTCATGAAAGCACAGAATGGAACACGGCCAACCTGTAAGACACATGTGTAGATACCACGGTCCGAATCCTGGTGGGAATTGGTTTTCGCTTGGTCTGTTGGTGAAGAAAGGAGTGTCGTATGACGTGAGGGTTTGTGGATGGCATCGAATCTTGACGTATCAACATAGGGGTTGGGGTCAtgcttcataaattaaaataaatggagttgccacctagccccatccggggtgaGCGCAAAGGGCTGTTAcgaaaaacaacgcccagagtggtgatttgcaaaagaaaacaaaaacagagagagaataaacaacacacaacacagagatttacgtggttcacctccaaaATGAAAGCTACGTCCAAGGCCGAGCAGTAgaacaggtttcactatttctttaaaatgttacaaaccctcataaccctatctcaaagaaataaaaataatatataggaaaaccctaaccccagaaagtacaaaaatgcccctagccCAAAGAATGCCAAAAAACCTGGGCcaaaccaaaacataacacatggctcaaaagtactcatttcgaagatctcgacgaggcCGACACAACTCCAAGCCTTTGGCATGGATCCCAACCATTTTTCGGCATTCCGAGATCGTTTCGAGGTCGAAACGGCCCTCCGAAGGTCTCAACTGCGctttctggaccaaatcaggcttcaccaacaacaaggGCTAggtgattccatatggtttggTAAGAAATTGTGgataagtggtcaggttataAGTGTGGGAAGCTATTAGCACCCCATCTCGCCTGGTTAAACCAATCTTTCTATTAGATTCTAAATTTATAAGATTCTCCCATAATAACACGTcttataccaacatgcaaggttaaattatgatgcatcaaacattaaaaaaaaaaaaaaaaaaaaaagaatcatttactatgtacactaaagtgaactactttaatggtctacattatATTAAATAGAGGATGATATGAAAATATACATTTACTTAAAAAGTGGAAAAGGCAAAATGTTCAGTTGCTTTTGTATctatgtccgtatccgtttagcactaaccgaatccatccgaaagctaatcggatgtggatgtggatgcggatataacactatccgagccaaatccaatCCGTTTGCAGCCCTAGATGGAGGATCCAGCCTagtcaaaacagaaaatatatatatatcaaccaTGAAATATCATTATCtttctattaattttttttcaaattttattaaatagaaaaaaaaattaaaaaaaaatttcttgttcttccctatttctcAATGATTTTGGCAAAACCAATCGTCAACACATGAATATTTCATGTTCTTAATCCCAAAGTAGCATTCTCCAATCCTTCACATGCGATGTGATTTGGTGCGATAACTATGATGCCGATGGAAAGGAGCTGTGACTATACGTGATCCCTCAAGAACTTGGTATTCACCCCAATCTACCAAATGAgcatccaaaaataaaattcgtTCAAGATTTACTTGTGAGAGTTATCAACCAGGTTACCTCAATGAAGATAAAacacaaaatataaaatagagtttaaaaaaaaaaacaaaaggggtcAAGATTCAGGTTGCACAAATTTGTGATGTAAAGAACATCAAAACAATAGAACACTGACAAACAAAGGTGGATCCATGTGATAGAAAACTCACACAtcttattaattaaattttaactCCAAACAAGGAGGGGAAGATgttaaaattaaattcaatttgacaaacaaattacaaaaatacatgaatattttataatgaaataacaTCTTGTACTATATGGAATTTTTTAGCCCCTTGTCATGCTTCTCTTAGACTGAAATATAATGGATGACATAGGCATGGGATGAACTATTATATGAACTCACTTGCACACATTCAAATTCTACTACATAGCAAGTAAATTcgatcatgctacatgaataaTATCACAAAACATTATTACATTTAAGGGATGATGTTCTCTACCTGGGAGCGCAagctacgcctagacacatggggtggaaTGGGCACGTCATTTCGATCATTCAGGGGGCCGGCTGGTCATTtcgtccacccccatgtgtctcccagtgcagagaacattttccctaaatttatattcccccccccccccccaaaaaaaaacaagaaaaagaaaaaagaatttagTAACCACTAGTCCTCCATGTACTGACCTTTTCCACTTAGAATCAGTTTTTAGTTATCAGTACGCATATTGGTCGCAACTACCAATATTGATATGCATCATTAGAATCGGTTCATATCAGTCCGATTTgagattaaaaacaaaaaaatccaatCGGTGGTATATTAGTATCACTCTGGCGATACAAATATGTATCAGGTCAAAttataccgatacttagaacaaTGCTTCGAATTTTAGCCCTTaagcctcccccctccccccaaaaaaaaggatataTTTGGCATTCCAATAATTTGATTAGATAGATCCATGTAGATTCACAACTTAtcaaattccataaaaaaaatcaatcacaTGACCATTGAGtatcatacatttttttttgaaccAATGACATGTTGCCTAAAATTGACTCATCAGTTgaatcacatttttttttttgggtgtaggAATCAAATGGTAATTAATATGTAATGTGATATACAAAAGATGTCGAAGGGTGCCCAGCTGCCTATaggcctctttttttttttagaggggggggggggggagttgttgattttcatttgttttgcttGTTTGAAGTTAGGGAGATagaacgctaaccggtgctATGTGTGGGCATGTATCTGCACCCAGACAAAGCCCGATGCAACAAGAGGGGTGTGGCGGTCTTTTCGCGCCAAGCTATGTTCGGGCAGGGAGGTACACGCAGCACCTGctagcgttccttttcccttgaAGTTGTTATTCCTAATCCTATAAATGAACCtactctttttccctttttccctcCCTCGGAAGTTGACTTGTTCTCAACATTACATtacctaaagaaaaaaaaagtagtttTATTACTAACTGTTTGAAGCTGCACAGGCAAGGTAAGGATGTGAAAGCATCTTAATGATCAAGAAACTGACGTCCCTTCCCTCCCCACCCCCTTCCTTCCCTTCTAAGGGGATAAAAATACTCTGCAATGCTTAATCTTGCGGTGCCATAGCATTTCGGGTCTACTAGCTCGACACGTGTACgatgcttcatccaatggtgtgAGCTcgagcagaaagaaaaaaataataactggGTCTACTCGAGCTCACactgttggatgaagcatcttccacatgtcaagCTCAGAGACCCGAACTGCAAAGGCACAACAAGATTaagcactgcagaggatttttatcccctAAAGTAAGGTTCttgaggattaaaatcctttgcagtGCACTGCAGTTCAGGTTTGGGAGcttgacacatggaagatgcgacatccaatggtgcgagCTCGATTGGcccagttttttttctttttcctcgaGCTTGACactgttggatgtcgcatcttcaaCGTGTCAAACTCTCAAGCCCAAATTGCAGTGCACCGCTAGATCGGTgcattgtagaggattttttttccttttgaacaGCCCATTTAGAGAAACTTCTTTTACAGCTGGAAAAAAGCTTTGCAATCCAATGAAAAATTGATGCATAACCACAACTACATGAATCAACTTAAAttgtgaggggggggggggggaggggagaggaagGAACCCTAAAAGTCATACCATTGTTTACAAAACGTCATCCAGTGTCTCTTGAATCTTGATAGGGTAAGGTTTTCTTGTGCCGCCAGGTAAGAGAAGCTTCTCTTACAGAGAAGGGGAAATGTTGGGTTCTGTAATCCAATGAaaaatacatacataaacaCAACTACATGATTCAACTATGGTAACCCACCCCCTAAAAGAAATCAGTCACTGTTTACATCAACCATATACTATGGATTCTCCAAATTGAGTAATGCTCAAGGGTGGGCAAGATCACTGATTGTAAGATTTCTGACTAGGCAATATAACATAATAGAGCTCTTCaaatccacccaaaaaaaataaaaatccctcAAAAACAACAAACTTATACTATGGTTTTAAGCAGTGGAGTTATTTTATAATTCActagaaacacaaaaaaaaaaaaaaaggcaatgaATGGGTTTACATAGATATAATGATCTATTTAGATCCTTTTCCCTATTTTCTTCAGGATAGAATGTGTGCTTCAATCCCATGGCAGGCAGGTGTGCGGCCAAAACTGAATCTTCAGTAACAAAACTGCTATATTCCTCCTACACTTTAATAACTACATGTTGAGGACCAAACACATCATTTTTGGCTTCTTTTTTCcttagttgggggggggggggttggttcaATTCCTTGTTTTTCATGACAAATCATCATAAAAATTTCTCATAAAACTAATAATAAGCAGCCGTGATAACATAAAAGGACAAGCTTATTTGAACATAAATCTCAATCAAAGTGGTTAAAAAACACAACTTTTGGTACTCGTCAGTACCCTAGTTCCCCATGGCAAACAATTTATTTTCACCTTTAAATTCAGAGTAAACCAAAGTTGAACATTATTGAACCAATGACACGAAAGCTGCACGCAAAACATCATAATATTAAATTCTGGGGTTGGATACAGTCTATATATTCCATATATAGAAGTATCAAGCTTACTGAAGTTAAGATATCCCAGTGGACAATAGCAAAAGGTTAATTCAAATATACACAAATCAACACCGGTTTCAAAAGCAACAATTTAACTCTGTTGCCATACCTTAAATAAATCAGATTCAGAGATAATGAGTTGTATTAGAGAAATATAGAAAACAAGGaaacattaaaaacattaaGATTCATATTGAATttcaaatatttaatattttcaCAATAGTTTCCTTCCACTGACTTCCTCAGATCCGAATCCTAGTTATGGCAGAccaatcttccttttctcttcgtAGTTGGTTACAAACTTCTCCAATAATGACTTATCACTCTTTATCAACACAGTTCTGATACCATGATCTCTCTCCACTAGAGCTTTCATTTGCAAAACTCGAACAGCTGAACACCTTGGGATAACTCCCTTCTCCAAGCTAAACCCAAGAATTTTTTAGTTCCTCACAATATCTGCCGATTCCCAACCCATTTTTTTAACAAACAAATCCATGTGGCTCATAATCTTCTTTTCATACAGTGTCATAGACCAAGGATACCTCCTAAATACCATGAGAATCTTATTCTCAGAAAAGCCCCACCTTTGATATGCCTCCAATTTCTGCTTCCATGTCGATTTGTTCATTGATGCAAACCCATGGTCATTTTTATATGTCATCGATCTGAGATAGCAAGTGAGTGAAGTCACAATATTTGACTCAGGTACTCCATTCTTCCTCAAGATTGCCATATTTTGAGCCACATTCTGTATATTGTAATTGATGTAACGAGTCTGACGCTTTAGGTCGATAACAACATTCCCCacagtcccaactcccaactaaACTCTTGaataaatgattttcttttctaatcTAGTGAACAAAACCCTTCTAtctttggtgaggattttggcAATGTTAGGGCTCGAAAAGCCAAACGAATGGAAGAACTCAAGTTTAGGGAGCAGGTTCTTTGTAGGACTGGCAACGAGAAATGATGGACACTTTCTAATGAGATTGGAAACCTGCGCTTTGGTGAATCTGTGGTTTTTGAAGAGGGAAATAACCAAGTCTGGTCTATCAGAGAATTCAAAACCAACCTTCTTGGACGCAGAGATGACTGCTGCAGGTGAGAACCCACATGAGCTGATGAGGTAAGAGACCACGGAAGTCTCATATCTTGAGGCTTTTGAGGAGTCGCATTTGAGAGATGAATGGTTTTGCAGAAAAGCCAGTTGTGCAGTTGAATCTCTTACAGTTCTCCCAATTGGGACTCTTTTGAAGAGGAAGCTAAACATTCAGAAATGTACTGAAATCTTGGAGAGACCGATCTCTTCCGGTGCTTGTCTCACTACCGCTTCCTGCGAGCTAGTCAATTCAAAGTTCTGTTATCCTCACTGTAGTGAGTTCTGTTCCCTATTGCTACTACTCATCcctctgaatttttttttaattgcttctaCATGGCATCTGATGTTTCAGTCCTAAGTACAGAGAACAAAATGGATATAGAAATTGTACAAATGGGAAAATTTTATATTAACTAAGCAAACATGGTTATTTGAAATGAATTATATAACTTAAGGTCTTACAAGAACAAGATCTTGTATTATACTATTTCTTATAGAAATGTCTAGCCATCTTCTAGAGATGAGATATGGGATTTATTGTATAACATAACAAATTCACTCAACAAGGATcattccacacacacacacaaaaaaaaaaaacagcatagAAATGTCTAGCCATCTTCTAGAGATGAGATATGGGATTTATTGTATCACATAACAAATTCACTTAACAAGGATCATTCTAAGTGCgcgcgcacacacacacacacacacacatcatcCAATTAGTTTCCTTCTCCCTTTTCCTTTATCCAGTGAAATTTTTTTCTGCATTTCCATGAAAAGACAAAGGCGtaattttattgttattttcaGTGGCACGAGAAACTCATCAAGCGATTGAAAGGAACTTTTCCTCATTTGTTTGGAAGAGAACTCTGAAAACCACTAAGTAGAGCAGTCAACTGATTGATACTGATTAGAACCATCCTAAACATGGTCCATGTATTTCCAAATAGAGGTAACCATGCTCAGTGATTTTAAGACATTCCACCAGTCTATAGCAATTGGTCCATTCAAATCTAGAATAATAAAATCTCCCTCAGAAAAGGAACTAAAATCGATGGTTTCAAATAAAAGACATATTAAGATTATTTCTATAAATTTATTGAAAGGAACAAGCTTTGAATGGATATAATCATCCTTTTAGGTCTTCTCACAATTATAGGATATACTGCTTTTCAAAGTTCAATTCAATAACAAGCATTTGTATAAACGAAACAGCATCAAATTTCAGTAATAAAGCCACTACAGCTTCAGCACCACAAGTTTAGAACCAAATACACCAAAGGGAGGTATTCTTTTTtcagtctcttttttttaacaGCTATACAAATCAGCATAACCAATTTATCAAATCATTGACATTAAGCAGCCTTTTTAATGAAAGAAAACTTATCAATACACATAAATGCAAAGAAAGTGACATCCTAAAACCagtttttcaaatttaatgccccaagaatccaattttacaAAAATTTTACTTGTTATTCACCTTCTAAAGTGTTGAGTAAATTAAAGTTACACTATAAATCTGGGACTAGTCCCTACTCAAGTAACCACATGCACCAGAATGACTAGACAACAGATAAGTGCCTTCTTGCTGAGCTCAAAACAGTCCACCCAAGGCATAGGAGCTGAACAGTCAAGTTCCTAGAGACCGATACTGATAATTTTGTGCCTGGGGCTTCAAGACCAACCAACAACAACCcactcaccccccccccctccacaaaaaaaataaataaataaaaatttgaggcttgtgtaccccccccccccatacagACCTTGAGGCTTCAAGCTCACAAAGAAACATTAAGATCCATTCATtgaatttcaaaaatttgaGCATTGTACAATGGGTTCTTTCCACACTTCCTCAATTCTAGATCCTAGTCCTAGCAGACTAATATTCCCTTTGTATAGATCCAAGAGTTGAGGAACTTCTTTCTCATAGTTGGTCACAAACTTCTCTAAGAAATACTTCTCACTTTTTGTCAACAGATGTCCCATTTTAAGATCTTCCTTAACCAGACCTTTCAATATCAATACTCGTAAAACTGAACACCTTGGAAGAATCCTCTTCTCCAAGCTAAGCCCAACAAGTTGTGGGTGCGTGATGATAACTTCCCGTTCCCAACCCATTTTGTCAACAAAGAAATCTAAATGGCTCTTTATATTCTTCTCACACAGTTTCATGAAAAAAGGGTACCTCCTAAATGCCAAGAGAATCTCATCCTCAGAAAAACCCCACCTTCGATAGGCCTCCAATTTGTGCTTCCATGTCGATTTTGTCATTGATGTAAACACAGATAGAGCACTCATAAACGTGTACTTTGAAAGGTTGAAATCCATTTGCTTAATCTCCTCAACCGTCTGTTTGAACATATCATTTTTAGGTGTCAACGTTGAGGGATAGTAAGTTAGTAAACTCACGATAATAGACTCCGGTACTCCATTTTCTCTCAAGATTGCAATATTTCGAGCCACAGTCGGTATATCACAATTGAAGAAACGAGCTTCACGTTTTAGACCAATAACAACATTCTCCAGAGTCCCAACTAAACTCTTCCAGAAATTAAAAGCTGGGATAATTTTGTTTTCTAAGCTACGGAACAAGAACTTTGAATCTTTGCAGAGGATTTTGGTAATGATAGGGCTCAAAACGCCCAACGAATGTAAGAATGCAAGTTTAGGCAGAAGCGTCTTTGTAGGGCTGGACACGAGCAACAATGGGCACTTTCTAATGAGACTGGAAATTTGGGCATCGGTGAATCCATGGTTTCTGAAAAGGGTAAGAACCGAGTCTGGTCCATCAGAGGATTCAAAACCAACCTTCTTCGATGCAGAAAGGGCGGCTGCGGGTGAGAGCCCACATGAGCTGATGAGGTAAGAGACAACGAAAGGATTCTGATTTCTTGAGGCTTTTGAGGAGATGTATTTGAGAGATAAAGGGTTTTGTAGAAAACCCAGTTGGGTAGTTGAATCTCTTATTAAGGTTCTCCCGATTGGGACTCTTTTGAAGAGGAAACTAAACATTCGGAAATGTAACTAAAATCGCAATTAGTCCTGACTAGGAACTTACGGAGGGGTCTTCCGAGAGCGCGGCTTCAGTTTCCATTGCTTTCATCTGCTCTGGAACTTGAAACCAAAGTTCTCGAAAGGTGAAAGCTACTTCCGGGCTAGAAAGTGAAAATCCTCCAAGTAGATTTTAGGATGAGAATTCATTACTATTACTCCCCTTCAATTATCCTATATTTACTGATGCTTCCTACTTTTATACTTTTACCTCTTTTTCTCCCTGGCAGATTCCTAAACTTTGTTTTGATACTTCCAACATTTTTTAGGTcgttaataaaataaataaaataaaacattttttaaggtcttttttttttttttttttttttttttccgtttatggtttattttttaaaaaaattcattactaaAAATCGTTTGGATCAAAATATGAAAACCATGTGATAAATAATAAacatagggagaatgttctctctgCCAGGGGCGCacgctgcgcccagacacacgggggtgggtgcaatgaccaccctgcccttcTCAGTGGCAAGCCCATgagtctgggcgcagcctgcgctgcggcacagagaacatgaaccCATAAACATAATAGAGTATAGAAGGAAAAACCATTTCGTAACTATCAATACATAACTaatttttataacatttttgaCAAAATGACCCATATATAGTTTTAATAATAGGTGAAGAGATTCCTACTTCACCaatcttctttcccaaatcaactcaAAACAATAACAGTGGGTATGggattcttgttcttcttcaacctcGATGTTGCAAGTCTCCTGATTTCTTGCTTTTTTTaatccttcttcctcctcatcttttcttctgtCTTTTGTTATTGCCAATTTCACAGATACCCTTGGAATTTTAGCCTAATTACAGAGACACCCAAGAACTTTCAAAAGCCTTGTTTGCCGAAACTTGGTCAATTGGTTTGTGCCTTGATTGTCAAAACTTGGGCTTGAGGCTTGTACAATTGTACTCGTGTCTCACAATCATGGATCAAGAACTAGGTCGAAACCTGTCAAAACTattgagatatctcagtttcgcaggttttcgagacgagttaGAGGTGAATTTTTAAAAGTGCTACGTTTCGACCAGGTATCGGTGGTTTCGACTATGTTTCGATCGAAATATGGTTGAACCACCTTGAACCAGGCCTATATAATACCTCGTCTCGATCGAGAAGGCATATCTCGACTTGGTTTTGACAGAAACCCCTCCAACCAAGCTTTCCCCATGAATGGGAAAAAGTACTCGATTTTAACCTAGTTTCAGTTGGTTTTGACCAAAACTCGGTTTCAGTcaggtcgaaacccgagttctTGATCCTTGCTCACAATTGAGTGTCCAGCCAAGGCACCCCCTTTCCTCCCCCTCTTGGATTGCATCAAACGCTCAATCCTTCTTCGGGCCACCATAGTGATGGACCTACCTTtggcacccaaaaaaaatcctcatATCGTTGTCCTCTTTTCCATGTGCTAAGTTTCGGATACTTCAACttaggagaaaagaaaaaaaaaaaaaaaaaatgtcacatATTTCGCCATAgctaaaaggaaaaaggttttctatattaaaaaaagggcAACATTATGCTAACTGATCATATAGCTCCTGCACCAACATGatagccaatgaaaatgcacacaaaggcattggtttggatgcaaTTTTCGATTTCACTGGGGGTCGAGATTCAAGTTGCAAAGATTTTTGACATGAGACTTATCAAAAAAAACCAATTAACATTGGAAAACATGGTTGGATCCATGTGGTAGAAAACCACATCTATCTAATTGATCAAATTTTCACTCCAAACAAGTAAGGAAAATCTATTAAAATTGCTTTCAAATACAAAAATGCAAATACATTCTcttataatgaaataataacTTTGTAACTTATGACACTTTTTGACTCCTTGTCATGCTTCTCTTAGACTCAAACTTGGTGAATAAGATGGGCATGGGACGATCTAGTACACATTCAAATTCAATTACATGACAAGTAAACTTGACCATATTACATGAGTAATATCACAAAGCATTTTTACACTTAAAAATATGTAACCATTAATTTCATACCAAAACTAGGAAAA is from Telopea speciosissima isolate NSW1024214 ecotype Mountain lineage unplaced genomic scaffold, Tspe_v1 Tspe_v1.0067, whole genome shotgun sequence and encodes:
- the LOC122647498 gene encoding uncharacterized protein LOC122647498, whose translation is MFSFLFKRVPIGRTLIRDSTTQLGFLQNPLSLKYISSKASRNQNPFVVSYLISSCGLSPAAALSASKKVGFESSDGPDSVLTLFRNHGFTDAQISSLIRKCPLLLVSSPTKTLLPKLAFLHSLGVLSPIITKILCKDSKFLFRSLENKIIPAFNFWKSLVGTLENVVIGLKREARFFNCDIPTVARNIAILRENGVPESIIVSLLTYYPSTLTPKNDMFKQTVEEIKQMDFNLSKYTFMSALSVFTSMTKSTWKHKLEAYRRWGFSEDEILLAFRRYPFFMKLCEKNIKSHLDFFVDKMGWEREVIITHPQLVGLSLEKRILPRCSVLRVLILKGLVKEDLKMGHLLTKSEKYFLEKFVTNYEKEVPQLLDLYKGNISLLGLGSRIEEVWKEPINVAQNMAILRKNGVPESNIVTSLTCYLRSMTYKNDHGFASMNKSTWKQKLEAYQRWGFSENKILMILGFSLEKGVIPRCSAVRVLQMKALVERDHGIRTVLIKSDKSLLEKFVTNYEEKRKIGLP